In Mycteria americana isolate JAX WOST 10 ecotype Jacksonville Zoo and Gardens chromosome 5, USCA_MyAme_1.0, whole genome shotgun sequence, one DNA window encodes the following:
- the LOC142409855 gene encoding uncharacterized protein LOC142409855 codes for MPGLGRMESGEKQHKDFIAVTLPGKRCPPKKIGVTGLIAKHLQKTFQRPITLQLSSPMALTQCCAGSCPNLVMSKSEVHEEKGGDVVSIAEQPRRTHWSLCLVPSAGGDDRSSKLAPQEWQSRLQVQMEEAESGGAAHSMGSLARASHSCALRSSPTPAPPLPCPADSPSKAKLSSCFSVFLPLSWGSKPDSSPLPHASSKKSLRGSWKKNPHPKEPTSPTPGEPACFPFTGPIIARITDCIYLGNLNAAYSGQALCINSIDSIIDMSSLPSDCSLRVIP; via the exons GTCTTGGCAGGATGGAGTcaggggagaagcagcacaaGGATTTCATCGCTGTCACCCTGCCTGGCAAAAGGTGCCCCCCAAAGAAGATTGGCGTTACGG GCCTGATTGCGAAGCACCTCCAGAAGACCTTCCAGAGGCCCATCACCTTGCAGCTGTCTTCTCCTATGGCTCTCACTCAGTGTTGTGCAG GCTCTTGTCCAAACTTGGTGATGAGTAAAAGTGAAGTGCATGAAGAGAAGGGTGGGGATGTGGTGTCCATAGCTGAGCAGCCTCGCAGGACACACTGGTCACTCTGCTTAGTGCCATCAGCAGGAGGGGACGACCGCTCCAGCAAGTTGGCACCCCAGGAGTGGCAGAGCCGTCTGCAGGTCCAG atggaagAGGCTGAGAGTGGAGGGGCAGCCCACAGCATGGGGTCCCTGGCGCGGGCATCCCATTCTTGTGCCCTCAGATCCAGTCCCACCCCTGCTCCTCCCCTGCCTTGTCCAGCAGATTCCCCTTCCAAGGCCAAGCTCTCCAGCTGCTTCTCTGTCTTCTTGCCACTGTCATGGGGCTCCAAGCCCGATTCCAGTCCCCTACCCCATGCCAGCTCCAAGAAATCCCTCAGGGGAAGCTGGAAGAAGAACCCACATCCCAAGGAGCCTACAAGTCCGACACCAGGAGAGCCTGCATGTTTCCCCTTCACAGGACCCATTATTGCTCGGATAACTGACTGCATCTACCTGGGGAACCTCAACGCCGCCTACAGTGGGCAGGCGCTGTGCATCAACAGCATTGACAGCATCATTGACATGAGCAGCCTGCCCAGCGACTGCAGCCTGAGAGTCATCCCCTGA
- the TNNI2 gene encoding troponin I, fast skeletal muscle, whose translation MLQLAATEIEREAAAKEVEKQNYLAEHCPPLSLPGSMQELQDLCKKLHAKIESVDEERYDTEVKLQKTTKELEDLSQKLFDLRGKFKRPPLRRVRMSADAMLRALLGSKHKVCMDLRANLKQVKKEDTEKEKDLRDVGDWRKNIEEKSGMEGRKKMFEAGES comes from the exons ATGCTCCAGCTCGCTGCCACTGAAatagagagagaagcagctgctaAAGAAGTGGAAAAGCAAAACTACCTGGCAGAGCATTGCCCTCCTCTGTCACTCCCAGGATCCATGCAGGAACTTCAG GACCTGTGCAAAAAGCTTCATGCCAAGATAGAGTCAGTGGATGAGGAGAGGTATGACACAGAGGTGAAGCTACAGAAGACTACCAAGGAG ctaGAAGACTTGAGCCAGAAGCTCTTTGACCTGCGGGGCAAGTTCAAGAGGCCACCCCTGCGCAGGGTGCGCATGTCTGCCGATGCGATGCTGCGGGCCCTGCTGGGCTCCAAGCACAAGGTCTGCATGGACCTCCGAGCCAACCTGAAGCAAGTCAAGAAGGAGGACACCGAGAAG gagAAGGACCTCCGCGATGTTGGTGACTGGAGGAAGAACATTGAGGAGAAGTCTGGCATGGAGGGCAGGAAGAAGATGTTCGAGGCTGGCGAGTCCTAA